A part of Cotesia glomerata isolate CgM1 linkage group LG4, MPM_Cglom_v2.3, whole genome shotgun sequence genomic DNA contains:
- the LOC123264352 gene encoding uncharacterized protein LOC123264352, producing MPNEPHKFLQIYFMGGEDSGSALANRVDAHCGYNNLDSLFARRIVSELDALLNEHNELLKIFKSHMHKLESDNHAIVINPDKTPAGEHIRRFNVPVADDVAGIMVGDRTGAREIVIHRRNNNLQFIADTHRSYDALQYPLIFWKRQDGYSINIKQRDPVSGAETNKNVSSKDYYAYRLMIRRGLDNVILRFRELCQQFMVDMYAKIEGERLRYLRYNQLKLRVEEYIHLRDAIVNNADAAEISNSVILPSSYVSSPRHMQEYIQDALTFVREYGRPCLFITFTCNPKWPEITSLLLPGQNAIHRHDITARVLRQKLKSLINFITKSHVFGPTRCWLYSVEWQKRGLPHAHISVWLIDKIRPEEINNIISADNIIPDPSTDQLLFDIVTANMIHGPCGTFNRSSPCMSNGKCTENFPKDFTNDTITNVDGYPIYRRRNPDNG from the exons atgccaaacgaaccacataaatttttacaaatctacTTTATGGGCGGCGAGGACTCCGGAAGCGCACTAGCCAATCGGGTGGATGCACATTGTGGCTACAATAACCTTGATTCATTATTTGCTAGACGCATCGTCAGCGAGCTGGATGCTCtattgaatgagcataatgaattgttgaaaatattcaaatcccaCATGCACAAATTAGAAAGCGATAATCAcgctattgttattaatccTGATAAAACACCAGCTGGAGAACACATTCGTAGATTCAATGTACCTGTTGCTGACGACGTTGCTGGAATCATGGTTGGCGATCGTACAGGTGCACGAGAAATTGTGATTCATaggagaaataataatcttcagttTATTGCTGATACACACCGTTCATATGACGCTCTCCAATATCCGCTAATCTTCTGGAAGAGACAAGACGGATAtagcataaatattaaacaacgagatcccgtatcag gagccgaaacaaacaagaacgtTAGCTCGAAGGATTATTATGCGTATAGATTGATGATTAGACGCGGGCTGGATAACGTCATTCTACGATTTCGAGAGCTTTGTCAACAATTCATGGTCGACATGTACGCGAAGATAGAAGGCGAACGACTACGATACTTACGATATAATCAACTCAAGCTACGTGTGGAAGAGTACATTCACTTGCGAGACGCTATTGTCAACAACGCCGACGCCGCCGAAATTAGTAACTCTGTCATTCTACCATCATCGTACGTAAGCAGTCCACGTCATATGCAAGAGTATATACAGGATGCTCTGACTTTTGTGCGCGAATATGGGCGACCgtgtttatttatcacgttCACATGTAATCCAAAATGGCCAGAGATTACATCTTTGCTGTTGCCTGGCCAAAATGCAATACATCGTCATGACATTACAGCTCGTGTGCTTAGACAAAAGCTGaagtcattaataaattttattactaaatcacaTGTATTCGGTCCCACACGTTGCTGGCTGTATTCGGTTGAGTGGCAAAAGCGAGGATTACCTCATGCCCACATTTCGGTTTGGTTAATCGACAAAATCCgtcctgaagaaataaataatataatttctgcAGATAATATAATTCCCGATCCGTCTACTGATCAATTGCtatttgatattgttacaGCAAACATGATTCATGGCCCATGCGGTACTTTTAATCGTTCATCACCTTGCATGTCAAATGGAAAATGTACAGAAAATTTCCCTAAAGATTTCACTAACGATACAATCACAAATGTCGACGGATATCCAATATATCGTCGAAGGAATCCAGATAATGGCtga
- the LOC123264346 gene encoding BTB/POZ domain-containing protein 9 isoform X1 codes for MSSHHHLNPPSGEVVHTNQLSENIGSLYLSDDYCDVTLIVGGQRFNGHKLILAARSQYFRALLYGGLRESEQTEIELKETTLPAFKELLKYIYTGHLSLVNQREETILDILSLAHQYGFVDLEMAISDYLKEILDIKNVCRIFDATRLYQLCRLTKVCYEYMDTHAIDIIKHSSFLQLSAGALNDLISRDSFYAPEIDIFLAVQSWVKVNSDVDVNEVLGQVRLSLISITDLLNIVRPTGLVSPEAILDAIAARTHTRDSELNYRGRLIVDENVARPDYEAEVMQGEMRGFLLDGDTLTYDMEQGYSRHIISDLKDHGIVVKLGTPSIINHIKMLLWDRDLRSYSYYIEVSNDQKDWVKIIDYSDYFCRSWQYLYFEPRVVYYIRIVGTNNTVNKVFHVVSFEAYFTNHSENLSSGFIIPSMNVATMERSACVIEGVSRARNALLNGQISNYDWDIGYTCHQIGSGVILVQLGQPYIIDSMRLLLWDCDDRSYSYYIEVSGNLRNWERVIDKSEESCRSWQTLRFSPPHSVVFIRIVGTHNTANEVFHCVHFECPAKRSENGEPDNPKSPHCKGKRQSTSQSTNTTASMASSVDSELISPEGGFMSLDDPLNNAAAGGAGADAVGAASLDLLQ; via the exons ATGAGCTCACATCATCATTTGAATCCTCCTTCAGGGGAGGTTGTCCACACCAATCAGCTGTCTGAAAACATTGGATCTCTTTACCTGTCTGATGACTACTGTGACGTTACGCTGATCGTCGGTGGACAACGGTTCAACGGCCACAAACTTATTCTGGCTGCCCGCAGTCAATATTTCCGTGCTCTTCTGTACGGCGGACTTCGTGAATCCGAGCAAACCGAAATCGAGCTGAAAGAAACGACTCTTCCAGCTTTCAAGGAGCTTCTCAAGTATATTTATACCGGTCACTTGTCTCTTGTCAACCAACGCGAGGag ACTATCTTGGATATTTTAAGCCTTGCTCACCAGTATGGATTCGTGGATTTAGAAATGGCAATATCTGACTACCTTAAAGAAATTTTGGacattaaaaatgtttgtcgTATTTTTGATGCTACCCGTTTATATCAGCTTTGTAGATTAACTAAG GTTTGTTACGAATACATGGATACCCATGCAATAGATATTATAAAACATTCAAGCTTTCTTCAATTAAGCGCTGGTGCATTAAATGACTTGATATCACGAGATTCATTTTACGCGCCTGAAATTGATATATTTCTTGCCGTACAATCATGGGTTAAAGTTAATTCTGACGTGGACGTTAACGAGGTcttag gcCAAGTGAGATTGTCCTTAATATCAATCAcagatttattgaatatagTGCGTCCTACGGGTCTTGTTTCACCTGAGGCAATTCTAGACGCTATAGCCGCTCGTACCCACACTCGCGATTCAGAGCTCAACTATCGTGGACGATTAATTGTTGATGAAAATGTTGCTCGTCCCGATTACGAAGCTGAAGTTATGCAGGGAGAGATGCGAGGGTTTCTTCTCGACGGTGATACTCTCACTTATGACATGGAGCAAGG GTACTCGAGACATATTATCAGTGACTTGAAAGACCATGGTATTGTTGTTAAATTAGGAACGCCAAGTATTATAAACCACATTAAAATGCTTTTGTGGGATCGTGATTTACGCTCATACTCTTACTACattgaa GTTTCCAATGATCAAAAAGATTGGGTGAAGATAATCGATTATTCAGACTATTTTTGTCGCAGCTGGCAGTATCTTTATTTTGAACCGCGAGTTGTATATTACATACGAATTGTTGGGACTAACAATACTGTTAATaag gtGTTTCATGTAGTAAGTTTTGAAGCTTATTTTACAAACCATTCGGAAAATTTATCATCAGGCTTCATAATTCCTTCAATGAATGTTGCAACAATGGAAAGAAGCGCTTGCGTAATTGAAGGAGTTAGTCGTGCAAGAAACGCTCTATTGAATGGTCAAATTTCAAACTACGATTGGGACATCGGGTACACTTGTCATCAAATAGGATCTGGAGTGATTTTGGTCCAACTAGGACAACCTTATATCATTGATTCAATGCG ATTATTGCTGTGGGACTGTGATGATCGGTCATATTCGTACTACATCGAAGTGTCAGGGAATTTAAGAAACTGGGAGCGAGTTATCGACAAGAGTGAAGAGAGTTGCCGCTCGTGGCAGACATTACGATTCAGTCCACCGCATAGCGTTGTTTTTATTCGGATAGTTGGGACACATAACACTGCTAATGAAGTATTTCACTGTGTACACTTCGAGTGTCCAGCAAAACGCAGCGAAAATGGGGAACCCGATAATCCTAAATCCCCTCATTGCAAAGGAAAGCGACAATCAACGAGCCAGTCTACAAACACGACCGCATCAATGGCATCGTCAGTTGATTCTGAACTGATTTCTCCAGAAGGCGGTTTCATGTCTCTGGACGACCCGCTCAATAATGCCGCTGCTGGAGGCGCAGGAGCTGATGCAGTCGGAGCTGCTAGCTTAGATTTGTTACAGTAA
- the LOC123264346 gene encoding BTB/POZ domain-containing protein 9 isoform X2, translating to MIIYNNSIVREVVHTNQLSENIGSLYLSDDYCDVTLIVGGQRFNGHKLILAARSQYFRALLYGGLRESEQTEIELKETTLPAFKELLKYIYTGHLSLVNQREETILDILSLAHQYGFVDLEMAISDYLKEILDIKNVCRIFDATRLYQLCRLTKVCYEYMDTHAIDIIKHSSFLQLSAGALNDLISRDSFYAPEIDIFLAVQSWVKVNSDVDVNEVLGQVRLSLISITDLLNIVRPTGLVSPEAILDAIAARTHTRDSELNYRGRLIVDENVARPDYEAEVMQGEMRGFLLDGDTLTYDMEQGYSRHIISDLKDHGIVVKLGTPSIINHIKMLLWDRDLRSYSYYIEVSNDQKDWVKIIDYSDYFCRSWQYLYFEPRVVYYIRIVGTNNTVNKVFHVVSFEAYFTNHSENLSSGFIIPSMNVATMERSACVIEGVSRARNALLNGQISNYDWDIGYTCHQIGSGVILVQLGQPYIIDSMRLLLWDCDDRSYSYYIEVSGNLRNWERVIDKSEESCRSWQTLRFSPPHSVVFIRIVGTHNTANEVFHCVHFECPAKRSENGEPDNPKSPHCKGKRQSTSQSTNTTASMASSVDSELISPEGGFMSLDDPLNNAAAGGAGADAVGAASLDLLQ from the exons ATGATTATTTACAACAACAGCATTGTCC GGGAGGTTGTCCACACCAATCAGCTGTCTGAAAACATTGGATCTCTTTACCTGTCTGATGACTACTGTGACGTTACGCTGATCGTCGGTGGACAACGGTTCAACGGCCACAAACTTATTCTGGCTGCCCGCAGTCAATATTTCCGTGCTCTTCTGTACGGCGGACTTCGTGAATCCGAGCAAACCGAAATCGAGCTGAAAGAAACGACTCTTCCAGCTTTCAAGGAGCTTCTCAAGTATATTTATACCGGTCACTTGTCTCTTGTCAACCAACGCGAGGag ACTATCTTGGATATTTTAAGCCTTGCTCACCAGTATGGATTCGTGGATTTAGAAATGGCAATATCTGACTACCTTAAAGAAATTTTGGacattaaaaatgtttgtcgTATTTTTGATGCTACCCGTTTATATCAGCTTTGTAGATTAACTAAG GTTTGTTACGAATACATGGATACCCATGCAATAGATATTATAAAACATTCAAGCTTTCTTCAATTAAGCGCTGGTGCATTAAATGACTTGATATCACGAGATTCATTTTACGCGCCTGAAATTGATATATTTCTTGCCGTACAATCATGGGTTAAAGTTAATTCTGACGTGGACGTTAACGAGGTcttag gcCAAGTGAGATTGTCCTTAATATCAATCAcagatttattgaatatagTGCGTCCTACGGGTCTTGTTTCACCTGAGGCAATTCTAGACGCTATAGCCGCTCGTACCCACACTCGCGATTCAGAGCTCAACTATCGTGGACGATTAATTGTTGATGAAAATGTTGCTCGTCCCGATTACGAAGCTGAAGTTATGCAGGGAGAGATGCGAGGGTTTCTTCTCGACGGTGATACTCTCACTTATGACATGGAGCAAGG GTACTCGAGACATATTATCAGTGACTTGAAAGACCATGGTATTGTTGTTAAATTAGGAACGCCAAGTATTATAAACCACATTAAAATGCTTTTGTGGGATCGTGATTTACGCTCATACTCTTACTACattgaa GTTTCCAATGATCAAAAAGATTGGGTGAAGATAATCGATTATTCAGACTATTTTTGTCGCAGCTGGCAGTATCTTTATTTTGAACCGCGAGTTGTATATTACATACGAATTGTTGGGACTAACAATACTGTTAATaag gtGTTTCATGTAGTAAGTTTTGAAGCTTATTTTACAAACCATTCGGAAAATTTATCATCAGGCTTCATAATTCCTTCAATGAATGTTGCAACAATGGAAAGAAGCGCTTGCGTAATTGAAGGAGTTAGTCGTGCAAGAAACGCTCTATTGAATGGTCAAATTTCAAACTACGATTGGGACATCGGGTACACTTGTCATCAAATAGGATCTGGAGTGATTTTGGTCCAACTAGGACAACCTTATATCATTGATTCAATGCG ATTATTGCTGTGGGACTGTGATGATCGGTCATATTCGTACTACATCGAAGTGTCAGGGAATTTAAGAAACTGGGAGCGAGTTATCGACAAGAGTGAAGAGAGTTGCCGCTCGTGGCAGACATTACGATTCAGTCCACCGCATAGCGTTGTTTTTATTCGGATAGTTGGGACACATAACACTGCTAATGAAGTATTTCACTGTGTACACTTCGAGTGTCCAGCAAAACGCAGCGAAAATGGGGAACCCGATAATCCTAAATCCCCTCATTGCAAAGGAAAGCGACAATCAACGAGCCAGTCTACAAACACGACCGCATCAATGGCATCGTCAGTTGATTCTGAACTGATTTCTCCAGAAGGCGGTTTCATGTCTCTGGACGACCCGCTCAATAATGCCGCTGCTGGAGGCGCAGGAGCTGATGCAGTCGGAGCTGCTAGCTTAGATTTGTTACAGTAA